A single Haloglycomyces albus DSM 45210 DNA region contains:
- the rpsG gene encoding 30S ribosomal protein S7, which produces MPRKGPAPRRPLTADPVHNSVLVTQLVNKVLKDGKRRLAERIVYDALEATRSKTDAEPVSTLKKALDNVKPTLEVRSRRVGGATYQVPVEVRPQRATTLGLRWLVGFARDRREKTMVDRLTNEILDASNGLGAAVKKREDTHKMAESNKAFAHYRW; this is translated from the coding sequence ATGCCACGTAAAGGCCCAGCGCCCCGTCGGCCCCTGACAGCCGACCCCGTACACAATTCAGTGCTCGTCACTCAACTTGTCAACAAAGTCTTGAAGGACGGTAAGCGTCGTCTCGCTGAGCGCATCGTCTACGACGCGCTTGAAGCTACGCGTTCCAAGACCGACGCCGAACCGGTATCGACCCTGAAGAAGGCCCTCGACAACGTCAAGCCGACCCTCGAGGTTCGGTCGCGCCGTGTCGGTGGTGCCACTTACCAGGTTCCGGTCGAGGTTCGTCCGCAGCGTGCGACGACCCTCGGACTCCGCTGGCTGGTCGGCTTCGCCCGTGACCGTCGCGAGAAGACCATGGTGGATCGGCTCACCAACGAGATCCTCGACGCTTCCAACGGCCTTGGCGCCGCTGTGAAGAAGCGCGAAGACACCCACAAGATGGCCGAGTCCAACAAAGCATTCGCCCACTACCGTTGGTAG
- the fusA gene encoding elongation factor G: protein MAKKTNAALEKLRNIGIMAHIDAGKTTTTERILYYTGVSHKIGEVHDGAATMDWMAQEQERGITITSAATKCEWDGHVIQIIDTPGHVDFTVEVERSLRVLDSSIAVYDAVAGVEPQTENVWRQAETYGVPRMCFVNKMDRTGADFYRSVAMMEERLAGSNPVPIQLPIGSESDFIGVVDLVEMDAKVWRGETGLGEDYETEEIPAELADKAAEYREKLLEALSDLDDDFAMKYLEGEEITTADIKMAIRVGTTGNKLNPVMCGTAFKNKGVQPLLDAVIDYLPSPLDVPAIEGTKLDGETTIERHPDVNEPFAALAFKIQTDKHLGRLTYARIYSGRIEVGNQVMNSTKSNRERIGKIYQMHANKREERGYAEAGDIIAIQGLKNTTTGDTLSDSKDQVILESMVFPEPVIDVAIEPKSKADQEKLGAAIQRLVEEDPTLRIQTDEETGQTIFSGMGELQLDIQVDRLKREFNVEANIGKPQVAYRETITKRVEKVEYLHKKQSGGSGQFARVIVNLEPKEMKPNEDAVFEFDDQITGGRIPREFIPSVKEGAEAALPDGVLAGYPLVGVKMELADGQYHDVDSSEMAFKIAGRMVLKEAAKRAKPTILEPMMYVEVITPEESMGDVIGDINSRRGLVQEMGERGNDRTVKALVPLSEMFGYVGDLRSKTAGRANYSMQFDSYAEVPANVAKEIIAKATGE, encoded by the coding sequence GTGGCTAAAAAAACCAATGCCGCCCTTGAAAAACTGCGTAATATCGGCATCATGGCACACATCGATGCCGGTAAGACCACTACTACAGAGCGCATTCTCTACTACACCGGTGTGAGCCACAAGATCGGTGAGGTTCACGACGGTGCCGCCACAATGGACTGGATGGCGCAGGAGCAGGAACGTGGTATCACGATTACCTCCGCTGCGACCAAATGTGAGTGGGACGGCCATGTCATTCAGATTATTGACACGCCCGGTCACGTCGACTTCACCGTCGAGGTGGAGCGCTCCCTGCGCGTTCTGGACTCCTCCATCGCCGTTTACGACGCGGTGGCCGGGGTCGAGCCGCAGACGGAGAACGTGTGGCGTCAAGCCGAGACGTACGGCGTCCCGCGGATGTGCTTCGTTAACAAGATGGACCGCACCGGTGCGGACTTCTACCGCAGCGTCGCCATGATGGAAGAGCGTCTGGCCGGTTCCAACCCCGTCCCGATTCAGCTGCCCATCGGCTCTGAGTCGGACTTCATCGGGGTTGTCGACCTGGTTGAGATGGACGCGAAGGTCTGGCGCGGCGAGACCGGTCTCGGGGAAGACTACGAGACCGAGGAGATTCCCGCGGAACTGGCCGACAAGGCCGCCGAGTACCGCGAGAAGCTGCTGGAAGCGCTGTCGGACCTGGATGACGACTTCGCCATGAAGTATCTCGAAGGCGAAGAGATCACCACCGCGGACATCAAGATGGCCATCCGCGTGGGAACCACCGGTAACAAGCTCAACCCGGTCATGTGTGGTACCGCGTTCAAGAACAAGGGTGTGCAGCCCTTGCTCGACGCGGTCATCGACTACTTGCCCTCCCCGCTGGACGTGCCCGCCATTGAGGGCACCAAGTTGGACGGCGAGACCACCATCGAGCGTCACCCGGACGTCAACGAGCCCTTCGCGGCCTTGGCGTTCAAGATTCAGACCGATAAGCACCTCGGTCGCCTCACTTACGCCCGGATCTACTCCGGTCGTATCGAAGTGGGTAATCAGGTGATGAACTCGACCAAGTCCAACCGCGAGCGCATCGGTAAGATTTACCAGATGCACGCGAACAAGCGTGAAGAGCGCGGTTACGCCGAAGCGGGCGACATCATCGCCATCCAGGGTCTGAAGAACACCACGACCGGTGACACTCTGAGCGACTCCAAGGATCAGGTGATTTTGGAATCGATGGTCTTCCCCGAACCGGTCATCGACGTGGCGATCGAGCCCAAGTCGAAGGCCGACCAGGAGAAGCTGGGTGCCGCTATTCAGCGTCTGGTGGAAGAAGACCCGACTCTGCGCATTCAGACCGACGAGGAGACCGGTCAGACCATCTTCTCCGGTATGGGTGAGCTGCAGTTGGACATCCAGGTCGACCGTCTCAAGCGTGAGTTCAACGTGGAAGCCAACATCGGTAAACCACAGGTCGCCTACCGTGAGACCATCACCAAGCGGGTGGAAAAGGTTGAATACCTGCACAAGAAGCAGTCCGGTGGTTCGGGTCAGTTCGCCCGCGTCATCGTCAACCTGGAGCCCAAGGAGATGAAGCCGAACGAGGACGCGGTCTTCGAGTTCGACGATCAGATCACCGGTGGACGCATTCCGCGCGAATTCATCCCGTCGGTCAAGGAAGGTGCCGAAGCGGCCCTACCCGACGGTGTGCTGGCCGGATATCCGCTCGTTGGCGTCAAGATGGAACTGGCCGACGGTCAGTACCACGATGTTGACTCGTCGGAAATGGCGTTTAAGATTGCCGGACGCATGGTGCTCAAGGAAGCCGCCAAGCGTGCCAAGCCGACGATCTTGGAACCGATGATGTACGTCGAGGTCATCACTCCGGAGGAATCCATGGGTGACGTCATCGGTGACATTAACTCCCGTCGCGGTCTCGTTCAGGAAATGGGCGAGCGGGGCAATGACCGTACGGTCAAGGCTCTGGTTCCGCTGTCGGAGATGTTCGGTTACGTCGGAGACCTTCGGTCGAAGACTGCCGGTCGTGCGAACTACTCCATGCAGTTCGACAGCTATGCCGAAGTCCCGGCGAACGTCGCTAAGGAAATTATCGCCAAGGCGACAGGCGAATAA
- the tuf gene encoding elongation factor Tu, with the protein MAKEKFERSKPHINIGTLGHVDHGKTTLTAAITKVLHEKHPDLNPYTPFDEIDDAPEEKQRGITISISHVEYETEKRHYAHVDCPGHADYIKNMITGAAQMDGAILVVSAADGPMPQTREHVLLARQVGVPYIVVALNKADMVDDEEILELVEMEVRELLSEQDFPGDDAPVIKVSALNALEGDEKWSDAVADLMTAVDDNIPEPERQIDKPFLMPIEDIFTITGRGTVVTGRVERGVLLPNEEVEILGIKEDSINTKVTAIEMFRKVLDDARAGENVGLLLRGTKREEVERGMVVTKPNTTTPHTEFEGEVYILAKDEGGRHTPFFNNYRPQFYFRTTDVTGVVTLPEGTEMVMPGDNTSMKVELIQPVAMEEGLLFAIREGGRTVGSGRVTKVVK; encoded by the coding sequence GTGGCTAAAGAAAAGTTCGAGCGGAGCAAGCCGCACATTAACATCGGTACCCTTGGTCACGTCGACCACGGTAAGACCACGTTGACCGCGGCCATCACCAAGGTTCTGCACGAGAAGCACCCGGACCTCAACCCGTACACCCCCTTCGACGAGATCGACGACGCTCCCGAAGAGAAGCAGCGTGGTATCACGATCTCGATCTCCCACGTGGAGTACGAGACCGAGAAGCGTCACTACGCTCACGTAGACTGCCCCGGTCACGCGGACTACATCAAGAACATGATCACCGGTGCCGCTCAGATGGACGGCGCCATCCTGGTTGTGTCCGCCGCTGACGGCCCCATGCCGCAGACCCGTGAGCACGTGCTTCTGGCTCGCCAGGTCGGTGTTCCCTACATCGTCGTCGCCCTGAACAAGGCCGACATGGTTGACGATGAAGAGATCCTCGAGCTGGTGGAGATGGAAGTCCGTGAGCTTCTGTCCGAGCAGGACTTCCCCGGCGATGACGCTCCCGTCATCAAGGTTTCGGCTCTCAACGCCCTGGAAGGCGACGAGAAGTGGTCCGACGCCGTTGCCGACCTGATGACCGCCGTCGACGACAACATTCCGGAGCCGGAGCGTCAGATCGACAAGCCGTTCCTGATGCCGATCGAAGACATCTTCACCATCACCGGTCGCGGAACCGTTGTCACCGGTCGTGTGGAGCGCGGTGTGCTGCTTCCGAACGAAGAGGTCGAGATCCTCGGTATCAAGGAAGACTCGATCAACACCAAGGTCACCGCGATCGAAATGTTCCGCAAGGTTCTGGACGACGCTCGCGCCGGTGAAAACGTCGGTCTTCTGCTGCGTGGTACCAAGCGCGAAGAAGTCGAGCGTGGCATGGTCGTGACCAAGCCCAACACCACGACTCCTCACACGGAGTTCGAGGGTGAGGTCTACATCCTGGCCAAGGACGAGGGCGGCCGTCACACGCCGTTCTTCAACAACTACCGTCCGCAGTTCTACTTCCGCACCACCGACGTGACCGGTGTTGTGACCCTGCCGGAAGGCACCGAAATGGTTATGCCCGGCGACAACACCTCCATGAAGGTGGAGCTGATCCAGCCGGTCGCGATGGAAGAGGGCCTCCTCTTCGCCATCCGTGAGGGTGGCCGCACCGTCGGTTCAGGTCGTGTGACCAAGGTTGTCAAGTAA
- a CDS encoding GNAT family N-acetyltransferase, which produces MSLTIRPIEPSEWETLGEITVASYLASGFLTANSGYADYLRDVGARAESGTVLVALDSTEIVGGISVVPPGSKKAEVALPGEAEIRALAVAPTAGKSGVGTRLAERAVTTAFDELGATAIALCSKDTMHAAHHIYRKIGFNRAPHRDWAPLPDIRLLTFTLDPASYRPTSLDE; this is translated from the coding sequence ATGTCTCTGACGATTCGCCCCATCGAACCATCCGAGTGGGAAACACTCGGCGAGATCACGGTCGCATCGTATCTCGCCTCCGGTTTCCTCACCGCCAACAGCGGATACGCCGACTACCTTCGAGACGTCGGCGCGCGAGCCGAATCGGGCACGGTTCTCGTAGCGCTCGACTCCACCGAGATAGTGGGTGGGATATCAGTCGTTCCCCCGGGCTCGAAGAAGGCCGAGGTCGCCTTGCCCGGTGAAGCCGAAATCCGTGCCCTCGCCGTCGCACCCACCGCCGGGAAAAGCGGCGTGGGGACGCGCCTTGCCGAACGAGCCGTCACCACGGCCTTCGACGAACTGGGAGCTACCGCGATCGCACTGTGCTCCAAAGACACGATGCACGCCGCTCACCACATCTACCGCAAAATCGGATTCAACCGCGCGCCGCATCGCGATTGGGCACCGCTCCCCGATATCAGGCTACTCACCTTTACACTCGATCCCGCGTCGTACCGGCCCACCTCGCTGGACGAATAA
- a CDS encoding SDR family NAD(P)-dependent oxidoreductase produces the protein MTHIVVTGGGTGIGRAIAHAFAQKGNTVTIVGRRDDKLSEVSMELANINVNTIAADLTRTDGIDTLATSLHDRTIDVLINNAGGLVGGGGETRADRIASTRDMIELNLTSAVNVVDALWDNLARPGGRVINISSIAGQRGGGTYGAAKAGLIGHTSGLARKGGPAGITANTIAPGYIMDTEFFEAGRAPHHDTLIDETLLKRGGRPSDIASAAVFLASDGASFITGQTLAVNGGAYIHY, from the coding sequence ATGACTCATATCGTAGTTACCGGTGGCGGCACCGGAATCGGCCGCGCCATCGCCCACGCCTTCGCGCAGAAGGGCAATACCGTAACGATCGTGGGACGCCGCGACGACAAATTGAGTGAAGTCTCCATGGAACTGGCGAACATCAACGTCAACACGATAGCCGCCGACCTCACGAGGACGGACGGAATCGATACCCTCGCGACTTCTCTCCACGACCGGACGATCGATGTGCTGATCAACAACGCCGGTGGTCTTGTGGGCGGTGGCGGAGAAACGCGAGCGGACCGTATCGCCTCCACCAGGGACATGATCGAGCTCAATTTGACCTCCGCGGTCAACGTCGTTGACGCTCTCTGGGACAACCTCGCTCGCCCCGGAGGACGCGTCATCAACATCAGTTCGATCGCCGGACAACGCGGCGGAGGCACCTATGGAGCGGCCAAAGCCGGCCTCATCGGGCACACCAGTGGCCTGGCCCGTAAAGGCGGCCCGGCGGGAATCACCGCCAATACCATCGCACCCGGCTACATTATGGACACGGAGTTCTTTGAAGCCGGGCGCGCCCCGCATCACGACACCCTGATCGATGAGACGCTGCTGAAACGGGGCGGACGTCCCAGCGACATCGCCTCCGCGGCGGTTTTCCTCGCCTCGGACGGCGCCTCCTTCATCACGGGCCAGACACTGGCGGTGAACGGCGGCGCCTACATCCACTATTAA
- a CDS encoding response regulator transcription factor, with product MRVVIADDAVLIRTGIVKLLEEFGHEVVAAVAEPTDLVNAIVHHRPDVSIVDVRMPPSFVDEGLRAALEVRESIPDSPVLILSQYVESSYAEQLVASPIGAVGYLLKERVIDVDDFMDALNRVATGGTVFDPEVIAQLMTRQGKPLEKLTHREREVLGLMAEGFSNQAIARKLVVSGGAVEKHIRNIFTKLELKEADNEQHRRVKAVLAFLNG from the coding sequence ATGCGAGTAGTCATAGCCGACGACGCCGTTCTCATTCGAACCGGGATCGTCAAGCTCCTGGAGGAATTCGGTCATGAAGTGGTAGCCGCGGTCGCCGAGCCCACCGATTTGGTCAACGCCATCGTCCATCACCGCCCTGACGTCTCAATCGTCGACGTTCGAATGCCTCCCTCGTTTGTCGACGAGGGATTGCGTGCGGCGCTCGAAGTGCGGGAGTCGATTCCCGACAGTCCCGTCTTGATCCTGTCGCAATACGTCGAATCGTCCTACGCCGAGCAGCTCGTCGCCAGCCCCATCGGAGCCGTGGGCTACCTTCTGAAGGAACGGGTCATCGACGTAGACGACTTCATGGACGCGCTCAATCGCGTTGCCACAGGCGGCACCGTTTTCGACCCGGAAGTGATCGCACAGCTTATGACCAGGCAGGGTAAACCGTTGGAAAAGCTGACACATCGCGAACGCGAGGTTCTGGGGCTGATGGCGGAAGGATTCTCCAATCAAGCCATCGCCCGCAAGTTGGTCGTGAGCGGCGGGGCGGTGGAAAAGCACATCCGCAATATATTCACCAAACTGGAGCTCAAGGAAGCGGACAATGAACAGCACCGGCGAGTCAAGGCAGTATTGGCCTTTCTCAATGGCTAA
- a CDS encoding sensor histidine kinase: protein MNDIDAPKRHSLFDRLTTDSRYLLVSFPLAIAGFVVAVVGVVLGISTAIIWIGVPILAAILVAGRGFSAAQRFLVRGVTYSEIPSVSYTTAPRGAGKIRTLVQPIFDGQSWLNILWMFLVFPISIVTFVLTVTWWAGVIAGFTWPLWGWIIINTAGPSGIEYATEWLGWGTSYLAQSTLYVIGGLFFAVTLPFVVRGCAAAQGELSRALLTATSQLTQRIDDLSASRSAAQSAENEALRRIERDIHDGPQQQLVSLGMELSRARRQMDRDPDAAREALDEAIGQTRTTIDELRSLSRGIAPPILTDKGLTAAIEALAARSPIPVELDVALWDRRYPQQSENTIYFATAEALTNAAKHSHASQLVITLRSTRTAISVCVADNGVGGASTGKGHGLAGLTERVKSVEGQISIDSPEGGPTVIVAEVPCE, encoded by the coding sequence ATGAACGACATCGACGCTCCCAAGAGACACAGTCTCTTCGATCGCCTGACAACCGATTCCCGTTACCTGCTGGTCTCCTTTCCCCTCGCCATCGCCGGTTTCGTCGTCGCGGTCGTTGGAGTGGTTCTCGGCATTTCCACCGCCATCATTTGGATCGGGGTTCCCATCCTCGCGGCCATACTCGTGGCGGGTCGTGGGTTCTCCGCGGCACAGCGATTTCTGGTACGGGGCGTGACCTACTCCGAGATCCCCTCGGTCAGTTACACCACGGCCCCACGAGGAGCCGGAAAGATCCGTACCCTGGTACAACCGATCTTCGACGGACAATCCTGGCTCAATATCCTCTGGATGTTCTTGGTCTTCCCCATCTCCATCGTCACCTTCGTACTAACGGTCACGTGGTGGGCAGGCGTCATCGCAGGCTTCACCTGGCCACTCTGGGGGTGGATCATCATCAATACCGCCGGCCCCAGCGGGATCGAATACGCCACCGAATGGCTGGGATGGGGCACCTCATACCTGGCACAGTCAACGCTCTACGTCATCGGAGGCCTTTTCTTCGCGGTAACACTCCCTTTCGTCGTGCGGGGGTGCGCTGCGGCCCAAGGAGAGCTGAGCCGCGCCCTGCTCACCGCGACCTCCCAATTGACCCAACGCATCGACGACCTCTCCGCCAGCCGAAGCGCCGCTCAATCAGCGGAGAACGAAGCGCTGCGTCGCATCGAACGCGATATCCACGACGGCCCACAACAGCAACTGGTCAGCCTGGGGATGGAACTGTCACGTGCGCGCCGACAGATGGATCGCGACCCGGACGCCGCCCGCGAAGCACTCGACGAAGCCATCGGACAGACGCGGACCACCATCGACGAACTACGTTCGCTGTCCCGTGGCATCGCCCCGCCCATCTTGACCGACAAGGGCTTGACGGCCGCCATCGAGGCACTGGCGGCGCGCTCGCCGATTCCAGTCGAATTGGATGTGGCGCTGTGGGATCGTCGCTATCCACAACAGTCGGAGAACACCATCTACTTCGCCACCGCCGAGGCATTGACCAACGCCGCCAAGCATTCACATGCCTCACAGCTCGTCATCACCCTGCGGAGCACTAGAACGGCCATCTCGGTCTGCGTCGCCGACAACGGCGTCGGCGGAGCATCGACCGGGAAGGGCCATGGCCTCGCGGGGCTGACCGAGCGGGTAAAGTCGGTAGAAGGGCAAATTTCCATTGATTCCCCCGAGGGAGGACCGACCGTGATCGTAGCCGAAGTGCCATGCGAGTAG
- a CDS encoding alkaline phosphatase PhoX, with product MGNNSASTSRRRLLQGTAAAGMGVFAVTAMEGFTVRAADAAQGRPPREAEDNGGYGPLRPVTRTDPETGFQQTLELPEGFDFTLLSLSGTALGDNHMTPLGPDAMACFEGVEPGTVRLVRNHEERTDQPEAVPSGDLEYRYDPKGSGGTSTLVVQTDGSAPTVTDSWMSLSGTIVNCAGGPTPWGSWLSCEETTSGYGDGWDRKHGYVFEVPAHSDHQVDPIALTDMGRFVHEAVAIDPESGYVYETEDRGAAGFYRFLPHTPGQLAEGGRLQMLKVVDEWQYDTRTGQHAARPLAVEWVDIDDPDPAEAEENSSAVYEQGHAQGAATFGRLEGCWWGGGAAYIASTNGGDEGQGQIWEYRPGKGNGRMSGGTLRLVFESPDSDVLSFPDNVTVTPSGALILCEDTSRSRPALRGLTHDGRVFPFCLDPSNDEWCGATFSPNGEILFANLQGSTSGDPAQPSTRGRTVAIWGPWENGLL from the coding sequence ATGGGCAACAATTCCGCCTCCACAAGTCGACGTCGCCTCCTGCAAGGCACGGCCGCCGCAGGTATGGGCGTATTCGCCGTCACCGCGATGGAAGGCTTCACCGTTCGAGCCGCCGATGCCGCACAGGGACGTCCACCTCGAGAAGCAGAAGACAACGGAGGTTACGGCCCACTGCGCCCCGTCACCAGAACCGACCCCGAGACCGGATTCCAGCAGACCCTGGAACTCCCCGAGGGCTTCGACTTCACCCTGCTCAGTCTGAGCGGAACCGCCCTGGGCGACAACCATATGACTCCACTGGGCCCGGACGCCATGGCATGTTTCGAAGGAGTCGAGCCCGGAACGGTTCGACTGGTTCGCAACCACGAGGAACGCACCGACCAACCGGAGGCCGTTCCCTCCGGGGACCTCGAATACCGTTACGACCCCAAAGGCAGCGGCGGCACCTCCACTCTCGTCGTTCAAACGGACGGATCCGCCCCAACCGTGACCGATTCCTGGATGTCCCTGTCGGGGACGATCGTCAATTGCGCCGGAGGACCCACCCCCTGGGGATCCTGGCTGTCCTGTGAGGAAACCACCTCGGGATACGGTGACGGCTGGGACCGTAAACACGGATACGTCTTTGAAGTCCCCGCTCATTCCGATCATCAGGTCGACCCGATCGCACTCACCGACATGGGGCGGTTCGTCCACGAAGCGGTCGCCATCGACCCCGAATCCGGCTACGTCTACGAAACCGAGGATCGTGGTGCCGCCGGTTTCTATCGATTCCTCCCCCACACACCAGGCCAACTCGCCGAGGGCGGTCGACTGCAGATGCTGAAGGTCGTCGACGAATGGCAATACGACACCCGCACCGGACAACACGCGGCTCGCCCGCTGGCAGTGGAATGGGTCGACATCGACGACCCGGACCCGGCCGAAGCCGAGGAGAATTCCTCAGCCGTCTACGAGCAAGGACACGCTCAAGGAGCCGCCACCTTCGGACGTCTGGAAGGCTGCTGGTGGGGTGGCGGTGCCGCCTACATCGCCTCCACCAACGGCGGCGACGAGGGCCAGGGACAGATTTGGGAGTACCGCCCCGGCAAGGGCAACGGGCGTATGAGCGGAGGCACGCTCCGGCTCGTGTTCGAGTCCCCCGACAGCGACGTCCTTTCGTTCCCGGACAATGTCACCGTCACTCCCAGCGGAGCGCTCATCCTCTGCGAGGACACCAGCCGCAGCCGCCCCGCGCTGCGAGGCCTCACACACGACGGAAGGGTCTTCCCCTTCTGTCTCGATCCCAGCAACGACGAATGGTGCGGCGCCACCTTCTCTCCCAATGGAGAGATCCTGTTCGCCAATCTGCAGGGTTCTACCTCGGGCGACCCCGCCCAGCCGTCCACTCGTGGACGAACCGTCGCCATCTGGGGGCCGTGGGAAAACGGACTCCTCTAA
- a CDS encoding GNAT family N-acetyltransferase, which yields MTQSIIARPALSEDRDKLVEAFQAGCRDEAVFAWAGGDNTDFIDRHMENRVPTYLDGALERDEIWIAGDDHEIWTVAICTVVHDTERLEAEAVETESAARETGLHPLHRFAAATRLVADSHPRRFPHLYLNSIVTDSAHRGKGAGRTLLRRLTEWADGRNLPQYLEASTTQSARLYGRMGFTATGKRLPLPDSGPVLIPMWRDVGQA from the coding sequence ATGACACAATCGATCATCGCCCGACCCGCGCTTAGCGAAGACCGCGACAAACTGGTGGAGGCCTTCCAAGCAGGCTGCCGAGACGAGGCGGTATTCGCTTGGGCCGGAGGCGATAACACTGACTTTATCGATCGCCATATGGAGAACCGGGTTCCCACTTACCTCGACGGCGCATTGGAGCGCGACGAGATCTGGATTGCGGGCGACGACCACGAAATATGGACCGTCGCGATCTGCACCGTCGTCCATGACACTGAGCGGCTCGAGGCCGAGGCCGTGGAGACGGAGTCCGCCGCTCGCGAAACGGGGCTGCATCCCCTGCACCGCTTCGCGGCCGCGACACGACTGGTAGCGGATTCGCATCCGCGACGGTTCCCGCACCTGTATTTGAATTCCATCGTCACCGATTCCGCACATCGCGGCAAAGGGGCGGGCCGGACGCTCCTCCGTCGCTTGACCGAATGGGCCGATGGGAGAAACCTACCGCAATACCTCGAAGCCAGTACGACGCAATCGGCACGGTTGTACGGGCGCATGGGTTTCACTGCCACAGGGAAACGCCTGCCCCTCCCCGATTCCGGTCCGGTATTGATTCCAATGTGGCGCGACGTCGGCCAAGCTTAA
- a CDS encoding TetR/AcrR family transcriptional regulator encodes MTRTAIARADATGLDSLTMRRLATDLGVATSTVYRYFGNRDELLANMVELALSDIAPRRLPTGTVRERMSAEAWREWQLYQRHPWILPVLARVHPPLSPALLDMVERYAVAISDRSESGEHSVVNAHRIPGRSPFMVVFLAISGLAQGLAMVPMSGSISDSEKAADRKALGEWLESGDFPYLKECVLAESWDEITDFDDVFEQALGIMLDGLEYRRRQEE; translated from the coding sequence ATGACCAGAACGGCGATCGCCCGAGCGGATGCCACGGGACTTGACTCTCTCACCATGCGGCGATTGGCCACAGACCTTGGAGTGGCGACTTCGACGGTGTATCGCTACTTCGGTAACCGCGACGAACTGCTGGCGAACATGGTGGAGCTGGCCTTGTCCGATATCGCACCTCGTCGCCTGCCGACCGGAACGGTACGTGAACGGATGTCGGCCGAAGCGTGGCGAGAATGGCAACTGTACCAACGTCATCCGTGGATATTGCCCGTGCTGGCTCGTGTGCATCCGCCACTGAGCCCGGCATTGCTCGACATGGTGGAACGATACGCCGTTGCGATATCCGATCGTTCGGAATCAGGGGAGCACAGCGTCGTAAACGCGCATAGAATTCCGGGTCGTTCCCCTTTCATGGTGGTCTTCCTGGCCATATCGGGTCTCGCGCAAGGGCTGGCCATGGTACCGATGTCAGGATCCATATCTGATTCGGAAAAGGCAGCCGATCGGAAGGCCCTAGGCGAATGGTTGGAGTCCGGAGACTTTCCCTATCTGAAGGAATGTGTTTTGGCTGAATCGTGGGACGAAATAACCGATTTCGACGACGTTTTCGAACAGGCCCTCGGCATTATGTTGGACGGATTGGAATACAGGCGAAGGCAAGAGGAATGA